The Pseudanabaena sp. BC1403 genome contains a region encoding:
- a CDS encoding bifunctional aminoglycoside phosphotransferase/ATP-binding protein, protein MSLPPIIEQMLLPEFYEHPVTEPIQLLQTHISFVLLTGSYAYKVKKPMNFGFLDFSTLEKRKYFCEEELRLNRRLAPDLYLSVLPIIETDGKYHFDKTGTGTPVEYAIAMPEFSQEDLLIEMFASGRLTADHVKQIGEQLAVFHQKALTNDHINSFGTMEAVRAVANDNYASTEKYVGIAQTEEQLAQTRAYTDKFFAENADLFSDRIAKGKVRECHGDVHLKNICLYQDQIQIFDCIEFNEPFRNSDVLYDAAFLLMDLQFRGRRDLANIFLNTYLERTGDYEGAVLLPLHCSMRAYIRAKVTSFLLDDPNIPADVKANAQTEASAYYKLAWEYTQPKQGKLIIMSGVSGSGKSTTAKAIASEQDAIYLRSDAIRKQIAGIGLMERGSDDIYTPEMTAKTYTRLAELGVLLASKGFTVILDAKYDRISLRSQAIAAAQAQNIPVEIIYCTAPVEVLEQRLRDRSAANNDIADATVELLTSQQATFEDFTTEELVLVKKHD, encoded by the coding sequence ATGTCATTACCGCCAATCATTGAGCAAATGCTCTTGCCTGAGTTTTACGAACATCCTGTTACTGAGCCAATTCAGCTTTTGCAAACCCATATTTCTTTTGTGCTGCTAACAGGCTCCTATGCATACAAAGTTAAGAAACCAATGAACTTTGGATTCTTAGATTTCTCTACACTGGAAAAGCGCAAATATTTTTGTGAAGAAGAACTGCGGCTTAACCGCCGTTTAGCTCCTGATCTATATCTTTCAGTCTTGCCCATTATCGAAACAGATGGAAAATATCACTTCGATAAGACTGGCACAGGTACACCTGTGGAATATGCGATCGCGATGCCAGAATTCTCACAGGAGGACTTGTTAATTGAGATGTTTGCTTCGGGCAGACTGACGGCTGATCATGTAAAACAAATTGGTGAACAGTTGGCGGTATTCCATCAGAAGGCACTAACCAATGACCATATCAATAGTTTCGGCACAATGGAAGCAGTTCGCGCTGTGGCAAATGATAACTATGCCTCCACTGAAAAGTATGTTGGTATTGCTCAAACTGAGGAACAGCTTGCTCAAACTCGCGCCTATACAGATAAATTCTTTGCGGAGAATGCAGATTTATTTAGCGATCGCATTGCTAAGGGCAAAGTCCGTGAATGTCATGGTGATGTGCATTTAAAAAATATTTGTCTCTATCAAGATCAAATCCAGATTTTTGATTGTATCGAATTTAATGAGCCATTCCGCAATAGCGACGTGCTTTACGATGCAGCATTTCTATTAATGGATTTGCAATTTCGCGGCAGAAGGGATCTCGCGAATATTTTCCTGAATACCTATCTAGAACGTACTGGCGATTATGAAGGAGCCGTTCTATTGCCCCTTCATTGCAGCATGAGAGCCTATATTCGCGCTAAAGTAACTTCTTTCTTGCTCGACGATCCGAATATTCCTGCGGATGTGAAAGCCAATGCTCAAACGGAAGCCTCGGCATATTACAAATTGGCTTGGGAATATACCCAACCCAAGCAAGGCAAATTGATCATCATGTCGGGTGTATCTGGCTCTGGCAAAAGCACAACCGCCAAAGCGATCGCCTCAGAGCAAGATGCTATCTATCTGCGATCGGATGCGATTCGCAAGCAAATTGCAGGAATTGGCTTAATGGAGCGTGGCAGTGATGATATTTACACGCCAGAAATGACTGCGAAAACCTATACCAGATTGGCTGAGTTAGGCGTTTTGTTGGCTAGCAAAGGCTTCACGGTGATTCTCGATGCGAAGTACGATCGCATTAGTCTGAGAAGTCAAGCGATCGCCGCCGCCCAAGCTCAAAATATTCCTGTCGAGATCATTTACTGCACTGCGCCCGTGGAAGTTTTGGAGCAACGTTTACGCGATCGCTCTGCTGCAAATAATGATATTGCTGATGCGACAGTTGAGTTATTAACCAGTCAGCAGGCCACCTTTGAGGATTTCACGACTGAGGAATTAGTTTTAGTGAAGAAACACGATTAA
- a CDS encoding DUF4436 family protein, with amino-acid sequence MANTSRNLLIKRIVIMLLCLALFIGAFSGALYFYQSDGTQRSANLIFGDDKEPNRINVAVTMLGVDPIKSEINLRFAPSPEGTYVKDARLTKDLKFFTGIESGKAEVTLEKNRIPDTVTGSLSIASGRVSDYPFDVHKSDFYLFFTNPKDEKEEIPMSVDFYGAISGYNIDVDYIPKAEFESTDSYIGLRVTVSRSVITKSFAIFLMISMWMIGLVIFTMIMVVVLQPRPTEFGMFTLIAGMLFALPAVRNLQPGVPPLGGLSDFLSFFWAESLVAISLPILFFVWLTRYKKPS; translated from the coding sequence ATGGCAAATACAAGTCGCAATCTTCTGATTAAGCGCATTGTTATCATGCTGCTTTGTCTAGCGCTTTTTATTGGCGCATTCTCGGGGGCACTCTATTTTTATCAGAGCGATGGCACGCAGCGATCAGCTAATCTAATCTTTGGAGATGACAAAGAACCAAATCGGATCAATGTTGCTGTTACTATGCTAGGAGTTGATCCGATTAAATCCGAGATAAATCTCAGATTTGCACCGAGTCCTGAAGGAACATACGTTAAAGATGCACGCCTCACTAAAGACCTAAAATTCTTTACAGGTATCGAAAGTGGTAAAGCTGAAGTTACACTTGAAAAAAATCGCATTCCTGATACTGTGACAGGCTCCTTATCTATAGCTAGTGGTAGGGTTAGCGACTATCCTTTTGATGTTCACAAATCAGACTTCTACCTCTTTTTCACTAATCCTAAAGATGAGAAAGAAGAAATTCCCATGTCAGTTGATTTTTATGGAGCAATTTCAGGCTATAACATTGACGTTGATTACATTCCCAAAGCCGAGTTTGAGTCTACTGATAGCTATATAGGTTTGCGCGTAACTGTATCGCGATCGGTAATCACCAAGTCTTTTGCTATCTTCTTAATGATTTCAATGTGGATGATAGGTTTAGTGATATTTACGATGATCATGGTCGTAGTTTTGCAACCACGTCCAACTGAATTTGGGATGTTTACGCTGATTGCGGGTATGTTATTTGCGCTGCCTGCGGTACGAAACCTTCAACCAGGCGTTCCTCCCCTTGGCGGTTTGTCAGACTTTCTCTCGTTTTTCTGGGCAGAGTCACTTGTGGCAATTTCGTTGCCAATTCTTTTCTTCGTATGGCTAACACGCTATAAAAAGCCTAGTTAG
- a CDS encoding DUF350 domain-containing protein: protein MERIWQEINRIPLVVMELLLGFALFWLGQLAYQKLFRRMNLNLQLFVRDNPAVAIALVGYYMGIAIAVSGALTRTSSSWQDVLINLASYGAFSILLMLVGAWICDWAILRRCDCAREVQEEHNVGAGSLEAGCHIGNGLILSSALGGDGGNLFVGLVCWLLGLGVLIFVSIVYPRIAAYDVYGEIAKRNNPAAGVAFAGAIVGVANVIRNAFIPEFENWTESFSIYGIALGCGLILLAVIRWLADLILVPGVKISDEIAKQETPNLGVGFIEAFTYIVSSFLVAWAI, encoded by the coding sequence ATGGAAAGAATTTGGCAAGAGATAAATCGCATTCCTCTAGTAGTAATGGAACTGCTTTTAGGATTTGCTCTATTTTGGCTTGGGCAGCTTGCTTACCAAAAGCTATTTCGACGCATGAATCTCAATCTCCAGCTTTTTGTCCGAGATAATCCTGCGGTCGCGATCGCCTTAGTTGGTTATTACATGGGCATTGCGATCGCTGTGAGTGGAGCACTTACCCGAACTAGTTCTTCTTGGCAAGATGTATTGATTAACTTGGCTAGTTATGGAGCGTTCTCCATTTTATTAATGCTTGTTGGAGCTTGGATCTGTGATTGGGCGATCTTGCGGCGGTGTGACTGTGCTAGAGAAGTGCAGGAAGAGCATAATGTTGGTGCTGGAAGCTTGGAAGCAGGTTGTCATATTGGCAATGGACTGATCCTGAGTAGTGCTCTCGGTGGTGATGGAGGCAATTTATTTGTGGGTTTGGTCTGCTGGCTTTTAGGGTTAGGGGTTTTGATCTTTGTGAGTATCGTCTATCCACGGATCGCTGCTTACGATGTCTATGGCGAAATCGCTAAACGCAACAATCCTGCGGCTGGGGTTGCCTTTGCAGGTGCGATCGTTGGCGTGGCAAATGTCATTCGCAATGCCTTTATTCCAGAATTCGAGAACTGGACAGAGAGCTTTTCTATCTATGGAATTGCTTTAGGCTGTGGATTAATTTTATTAGCCGTGATTCGGTGGCTTGCCGATTTGATTCTCGTGCCTGGGGTCAAAATCTCTGATGAAATTGCCAAGCAAGAAACGCCAAACTTAGGTGTAGGCTTTATCGAAGCATTTACTTATATCGTCAGCTCTTTCTTGGTGGCATGGGCAATATAG
- a CDS encoding peptidoglycan bridge formation glycyltransferase FemA/FemB family protein: MNLHLELLSDRDRYTWDSMVKTNPHSCFMQSWTWADFKELQGYKTWRYGLFCGQDSTPECTSENLAGGCIFYLYPQLGGANILLAAGGAILSPEWAAMGMPLLLEAAEQLACEYSASFNTSIIALRIEPLWESKPQWLPADFVRSPADLMPTETLLIDLQLTPDQLLAQMQSKGRYNLRLSWRYGVTTEFRQDDAAIALFYDLFWETSQRQNFFGEPFGFFINLCQTLFPANMAEIAIASWQGETLAAILVIYWGDRCTYLYGGRNVKHPHVMASYAMHWSAMQRAKARGCKIYDFYGFTTEPNHPYFRFSRFKQQFGGAIAKTIGAYDYVFYDRLADTIIGLLEKL, translated from the coding sequence ATGAATCTCCACTTAGAATTATTGTCCGATCGCGATCGCTATACTTGGGATAGCATGGTCAAAACCAATCCACATAGCTGTTTCATGCAGTCATGGACTTGGGCAGATTTCAAAGAATTACAAGGCTACAAGACTTGGCGGTATGGATTGTTTTGCGGTCAGGACTCAACACCAGAATGCACTTCGGAAAACTTGGCTGGGGGGTGTATCTTCTATCTTTATCCGCAGTTGGGAGGAGCTAACATTTTATTAGCAGCAGGGGGAGCAATTCTCTCGCCAGAATGGGCTGCTATGGGAATGCCGTTATTGTTAGAAGCTGCCGAACAGTTAGCTTGCGAGTATAGTGCTTCCTTTAATACCAGCATTATCGCTTTACGCATTGAGCCTTTGTGGGAAAGCAAGCCGCAATGGTTACCAGCCGATTTTGTGCGATCGCCTGCCGATCTCATGCCTACGGAAACCCTGTTAATCGACCTGCAACTTACGCCCGATCAACTCCTTGCCCAAATGCAATCCAAGGGGCGCTACAATCTGCGTCTCAGTTGGCGCTATGGCGTAACTACCGAATTTCGCCAAGACGATGCTGCGATCGCTTTGTTTTACGATCTGTTCTGGGAAACTTCGCAACGTCAAAATTTTTTTGGTGAACCCTTTGGCTTTTTTATCAACCTTTGCCAAACCTTATTTCCTGCAAACATGGCAGAAATTGCGATCGCGAGCTGGCAAGGGGAGACATTAGCGGCAATTCTCGTCATTTATTGGGGCGATCGCTGTACCTATCTGTATGGCGGACGCAATGTTAAGCATCCCCATGTGATGGCAAGTTATGCGATGCACTGGTCAGCTATGCAACGAGCCAAAGCTAGAGGTTGCAAAATCTATGATTTCTACGGATTCACTACTGAGCCTAATCATCCCTATTTTCGATTTTCACGGTTTAAGCAACAGTTTGGCGGTGCGATCGCGAAAACAATCGGCGCATATGACTATGTCTTCTACGATCGCTTAGCAGATACAATCATAGGACTACTAGAAAAACTTTAA
- a CDS encoding spermine synthase, with translation MPASLFIEHCPNGLAFYINGELQFHTEDEQIYHEYLVVPAIALAAKRFSDLSVSQDNSLNKGIRVLICGGGDGLAVRDVLRFPEVSSIDLVDFNPEVLNLAKTVFAPFNENSLSDRKVNIHCQEAFLFLSDRIQNIANPDDLYHVVICDFTYPTSPEETRVHSQEWFQLIRQVLHPQGILSDNAVSPDCNTLGFWCMYQTLWSAGMIAKPMQVCIPSFHQLGYGDWGFFLAANEQAITKAELANIHFPNGLRLLNLDSLLATFCFNEAIAEQRFTVNIHSQKSPQLLYYLLNHHPNIIESTDANIDFLALDDAQEINRLSQSWMRSLAIDPLRLESVAKLWLEQMQKSHPDFQKLLPVQNPYHTPKMTASWLGSVPQLLEQINLPRLLDRVITRGKDLPPQAIADLKQLLTKLQSGNQGEREERTDVALNRIGSETFQFSTSTKLLISLTVTMLVANLIAPDSVFAKGSTGFASSGNDTGFSWGFTGVIITTIGLTWLSNLYTDSDPK, from the coding sequence ATGCCCGCTTCATTATTTATTGAACATTGTCCGAACGGATTGGCTTTCTATATCAATGGCGAATTGCAGTTCCATACAGAAGATGAACAGATTTACCATGAATATTTAGTTGTTCCTGCGATCGCACTGGCTGCAAAACGGTTTTCAGATTTATCTGTATCCCAAGACAACTCACTAAACAAGGGGATTCGAGTTTTAATTTGCGGCGGTGGTGATGGACTTGCGGTTAGGGATGTATTGCGATTTCCAGAAGTGAGTTCTATTGATTTGGTAGATTTTAATCCTGAAGTATTGAATCTAGCCAAAACGGTTTTTGCACCTTTTAACGAGAATAGTTTGAGCGATCGCAAGGTTAATATTCACTGCCAAGAGGCCTTTTTGTTTTTGAGCGATCGCATTCAAAATATTGCCAACCCTGACGATCTCTATCATGTGGTGATCTGTGACTTTACCTATCCCACATCTCCCGAAGAAACCCGTGTACATAGTCAAGAATGGTTTCAGCTTATCCGCCAAGTTCTCCATCCCCAAGGTATTCTCAGTGATAATGCCGTATCTCCCGATTGTAATACGTTAGGATTCTGGTGCATGTATCAGACTCTTTGGAGTGCTGGAATGATCGCTAAACCAATGCAGGTGTGCATTCCCTCATTCCATCAGCTTGGTTATGGCGATTGGGGGTTTTTTCTAGCTGCTAACGAGCAGGCGATTACTAAAGCCGAACTCGCTAATATCCATTTTCCTAATGGGTTGCGATTGCTCAATCTTGATTCACTCTTAGCCACTTTTTGCTTTAATGAAGCGATCGCTGAGCAGCGTTTTACCGTGAATATTCACAGCCAGAAATCACCACAATTGCTTTACTATCTGCTCAATCACCATCCAAACATTATTGAATCAACGGACGCTAATATAGACTTTCTTGCTCTTGATGACGCGCAGGAAATCAACCGCCTCAGTCAATCTTGGATGCGATCGCTAGCGATCGATCCCCTACGGTTAGAGTCTGTAGCCAAGCTGTGGTTAGAGCAAATGCAAAAGTCTCATCCCGACTTTCAGAAACTGTTGCCAGTTCAAAATCCTTACCATACCCCTAAAATGACTGCCTCTTGGCTAGGTTCCGTGCCGCAACTCTTAGAGCAGATTAATTTGCCTCGTTTGCTAGATCGCGTCATTACAAGGGGAAAAGATCTGCCGCCACAGGCGATCGCCGATCTCAAGCAGCTATTAACGAAGCTTCAGTCTGGTAATCAAGGGGAACGTGAAGAGAGGACTGATGTAGCTCTTAACCGCATTGGTTCGGAAACATTTCAATTTTCTACTTCAACTAAGTTGTTGATCTCCCTTACAGTCACAATGTTAGTAGCAAATCTGATTGCTCCCGATTCTGTATTTGCAAAAGGCTCTACTGGCTTTGCAAGCAGTGGTAATGATACTGGGTTTAGTTGGGGATTCACAGGGGTAATCATAACGACAATTGGGCTTACATGGTTATCTAATTTGTATACGGATTCAGATCCCAAATAA
- a CDS encoding DUF4178 domain-containing protein — protein sequence MPSVFTQAQLQQLCAGDRVTYGGVQWEVADYSSYDDDNGYATEEWLLKTKSARSYYLLREVDPENPATLVNWYLSEEISGSSVSGDSFSDNIQFTMWRVMREGERPYPHLRALGREFYFESQTAGTYRSDAGKDSRTTWDYWDQEHLWNLAIEAWEGGEIHFYSTKKVNPEDFSEVKTDTKKASFTSSSKGFSKSELKEVQIIMAWILTIGGILLMIFGGW from the coding sequence ATGCCCAGTGTGTTTACTCAAGCCCAACTACAGCAACTATGCGCAGGCGATCGCGTTACCTATGGAGGCGTACAGTGGGAAGTTGCGGACTACAGTTCCTACGATGACGACAACGGCTATGCTACCGAAGAATGGCTGCTGAAAACCAAAAGTGCAAGATCGTACTACCTGTTGCGAGAAGTCGATCCAGAGAATCCTGCAACCTTAGTTAACTGGTATTTATCTGAAGAAATTAGTGGTTCTAGCGTTTCTGGTGATAGCTTCAGCGATAATATTCAATTTACAATGTGGCGAGTGATGCGTGAGGGAGAACGACCCTATCCACATTTACGGGCTTTGGGCAGAGAATTCTATTTTGAGTCGCAAACTGCTGGTACATATAGGAGCGACGCAGGAAAAGATTCGCGTACTACTTGGGATTATTGGGATCAAGAACATCTATGGAATTTAGCGATCGAGGCGTGGGAAGGTGGCGAGATACATTTCTATTCCACAAAGAAAGTCAATCCTGAGGATTTTTCGGAAGTAAAGACCGATACAAAGAAGGCAAGTTTCACAAGTTCTAGTAAGGGCTTTAGTAAGTCAGAGCTGAAAGAAGTACAGATTATAATGGCTTGGATTTTAACTATCGGCGGTATTCTTCTGATGATTTTTGGGGGTTGGTAG
- a CDS encoding HEAT repeat domain-containing protein gives MPQILELKTEVTKFKQWQPPHEQRNGEWECDYKQWDDLWAAAKSAIFRFKDGDIPDDVANDLLFAIARDNETELIREYLIEFPLLLSKLAKHVIPSRDQDAKWQIAVSVSEAKLYNAADLIRPFLFDEYEYVRRRSLMAITPFSPSEAEEIAITNLREKNEYTRIAALHVLQMVDSPKLKECLECHASDPSEYVRKNVQSLSLLIA, from the coding sequence ATGCCTCAAATCTTAGAACTCAAAACTGAAGTAACCAAGTTCAAACAGTGGCAACCGCCTCACGAGCAAAGGAATGGTGAATGGGAATGTGACTACAAGCAATGGGATGATCTTTGGGCAGCAGCGAAATCTGCTATTTTTCGATTCAAGGACGGTGACATCCCAGACGATGTTGCGAACGACTTGCTCTTCGCAATTGCGCGGGACAATGAGACAGAACTTATTCGGGAATATCTCATCGAATTTCCGCTCCTGTTGTCAAAGTTAGCCAAACATGTTATCCCGAGCCGAGATCAAGATGCGAAGTGGCAAATTGCCGTGTCAGTCAGCGAAGCCAAACTCTACAATGCGGCAGATCTCATTCGTCCATTTCTTTTCGACGAATACGAGTATGTACGTCGGCGTTCATTGATGGCTATTACCCCATTCTCGCCATCTGAAGCCGAGGAAATCGCCATTACCAATCTGCGCGAGAAAAATGAGTACACAAGAATCGCTGCCTTGCATGTTCTGCAAATGGTTGATTCGCCTAAACTCAAGGAATGTCTCGAATGCCATGCGTCCGATCCGAGCGAGTACGTCCGAAAGAATGTTCAGAGTCTAAGTTTATTGATCGCCTAA
- a CDS encoding type II toxin-antitoxin system VapC family toxin, whose product MKLLIDTHCWLWWFAQPERLSEEAIACLVDEANEVWFSVASVWEMGIKVAIGKLPLPEPVDSYISSRMVQLGARSLDISVNHALQAAALPLHHRDPFDRMLIAQAQLENMTIVTADHMFSQYKDVSILWATNL is encoded by the coding sequence GTGAAACTGTTAATAGATACTCATTGCTGGTTGTGGTGGTTTGCCCAGCCAGAACGTTTGAGTGAAGAGGCGATCGCTTGCCTTGTCGATGAAGCTAATGAAGTGTGGTTCTCTGTGGCAAGTGTTTGGGAAATGGGTATCAAAGTTGCGATCGGCAAGTTGCCATTACCAGAACCAGTAGATAGCTATATATCAAGTCGTATGGTGCAATTGGGGGCGCGATCGCTTGATATTTCAGTGAATCATGCTTTACAAGCTGCGGCTTTACCTTTACATCATCGTGATCCATTTGACAGAATGTTAATTGCACAGGCTCAACTGGAAAATATGACGATTGTGACGGCTGATCACATGTTTAGCCAATATAAAGACGTTTCTATCCTTTGGGCGACAAATTTATAG
- a CDS encoding type II toxin-antitoxin system Phd/YefM family antitoxin: protein METVNIHQAKTNLSRLLSRVELGEEIVISNRGIPVAKLVPFCTSANRKASLGIDRGRFIVPEDFNDPLPEEILSAFEGGEA, encoded by the coding sequence ATGGAAACCGTTAATATTCATCAGGCTAAAACCAATCTTTCCCGTCTTTTGTCAAGGGTGGAACTTGGAGAAGAGATTGTTATTTCTAACCGAGGTATTCCCGTTGCCAAGCTGGTTCCATTTTGTACTTCTGCTAATCGAAAAGCTAGTTTAGGAATTGATCGGGGACGTTTTATCGTGCCTGAAGACTTTAACGATCCTTTGCCAGAAGAGATTTTGTCAGCATTTGAGGGGGGTGAAGCGTGA
- a CDS encoding YpsA SLOG family protein, with amino-acid sequence MNKRVTLIISGGQTGADWGGLLAAADLGIATGGLAPKGYRTELGENLELAKFGLQEADRTEYEVRTVHNVQAADATVIFADRLHSDGTKLTIESCNKYAKPYLINPDALTLHDWLIAQQVKVLNVAGNRESVAEGIGDRTRRVVREALSLCAVDGKLIQGHRVASGLSENSPYAEGSISMQIPFFQNLGLDLSPYFRGTLNIDISPYTYTIQKPQYTFRQVHWTTAHPPEDFSFVSCQVLYKGDRYDGWVYYPHPETKLRHFQNPSVLEVIAMPIDDLVYGESLQLLLNSQEISLHH; translated from the coding sequence ATGAACAAGCGCGTAACGTTAATCATTTCAGGTGGACAAACTGGTGCCGATTGGGGCGGATTGCTGGCGGCGGCGGACTTGGGCATTGCTACGGGTGGGCTTGCACCTAAGGGCTACCGTACTGAGTTGGGAGAAAATTTGGAGCTTGCCAAGTTTGGCTTACAGGAAGCCGATCGCACTGAATATGAGGTTCGCACTGTCCACAATGTCCAAGCTGCTGATGCAACGGTTATTTTTGCCGATCGCCTTCATAGTGATGGCACAAAGCTAACCATTGAATCTTGTAACAAATATGCAAAGCCATATCTCATTAATCCCGATGCGCTAACCTTGCATGATTGGCTAATTGCTCAGCAAGTCAAGGTTCTAAATGTGGCGGGTAATCGGGAGTCAGTTGCTGAGGGGATAGGCGATCGCACAAGGCGAGTTGTGAGGGAGGCTCTGAGTTTATGTGCTGTAGATGGCAAACTGATTCAAGGGCATCGCGTTGCTTCGGGGCTTTCAGAGAATAGTCCTTATGCTGAAGGTTCAATCTCGATGCAAATTCCCTTCTTCCAAAATCTAGGGTTAGACCTATCGCCCTATTTTCGAGGCACTTTAAATATTGATATCTCTCCTTACACTTACACGATCCAAAAGCCCCAGTACACTTTTCGGCAAGTGCATTGGACAACTGCGCATCCACCTGAAGATTTTTCCTTTGTTTCCTGTCAAGTTCTTTATAAGGGCGATCGCTATGATGGTTGGGTGTACTATCCTCATCCTGAAACGAAGCTGCGCCATTTCCAAAATCCATCGGTGCTAGAGGTGATCGCTATGCCTATTGACGATCTTGTCTATGGAGAGTCTTTGCAGTTACTCCTTAATTCACAGGAAATCAGTCTGCATCATTAG
- a CDS encoding DEAD/DEAH box helicase: protein MSELRDYQQRVISEIYATWRLGKRAILLAMPTGSGKTRTFSELAKHFDDRNQRVLLLVHREELLWQARKTLEQTLRSPIGIIKADQPMHIEHPVQCASVQTLVKRLEKQEVDLGAIALVIIDEAHLSLAPSYLTILRHFPEALILGVTATPSRLDGRGFDRLYEALVVGPSVSELIWRGFLADYDVLAPESFLPTEEGIRIAGGDFNSADLAERIDRRYVAGCAVDAYLRHAPQKRCVVFAINLDHSKAIAERYRTAGIAAEHIDGETATKERQAILERFRAGQTLVLCNVNLFTEGFDFPEIEVIQLCRPTKSVALHLQMLGRGLRPKGGRKALILDHAGNCLRLGGAKAERNWTLQGLEEEIPAIEPELEPLIEQIELSITDIPKPQVDLPNLPKRRVEIYETDADFFSLPTHAELETHLAQQAYSQPTQSRNVSRSPSNSNTTIPNRDRRSTQTRSIASKASPRASSTSRSHRPPRQLSPIQKVSKAAIELAELLESILVWVWRSWFPPKHKQMDISRKYKRPPNYR from the coding sequence ATGTCCGAGCTACGAGACTATCAACAGCGGGTGATCTCCGAGATTTATGCAACTTGGCGATTAGGCAAGCGAGCTATTTTGCTAGCTATGCCAACAGGTTCAGGAAAGACACGCACCTTTAGCGAACTCGCTAAACATTTCGACGATCGCAATCAGCGCGTTCTCTTATTGGTTCATCGCGAAGAATTGCTCTGGCAAGCGCGAAAAACCCTAGAACAAACACTGCGATCGCCCATTGGTATTATTAAAGCCGATCAGCCCATGCACATAGAGCATCCTGTGCAATGTGCTTCAGTCCAGACTTTGGTAAAACGACTCGAAAAACAAGAAGTAGATTTGGGTGCGATCGCCCTCGTGATTATTGATGAAGCTCACCTTTCACTTGCACCAAGTTATCTAACAATTTTGCGCCATTTTCCCGAAGCATTAATTTTGGGAGTGACAGCCACACCTTCTCGGCTGGATGGAAGAGGATTTGATCGCCTTTATGAAGCATTGGTGGTGGGGCCTTCTGTATCCGAATTAATTTGGAGAGGATTTCTCGCGGATTATGATGTGCTTGCACCCGAAAGCTTTTTACCGACAGAAGAAGGGATTCGTATTGCAGGAGGAGATTTTAATTCTGCTGACCTAGCTGAGCGCATCGATCGCCGCTATGTGGCGGGTTGTGCCGTGGATGCATATTTGCGCCATGCTCCTCAAAAACGTTGTGTTGTATTTGCAATTAACCTAGACCATTCCAAAGCGATCGCAGAGCGTTATCGCACCGCAGGCATTGCCGCCGAACATATCGATGGCGAAACTGCAACTAAAGAACGTCAAGCCATCCTTGAACGTTTTCGTGCTGGTCAGACCCTAGTACTCTGCAATGTCAATTTGTTCACCGAAGGCTTTGACTTTCCCGAAATCGAAGTAATCCAGCTATGTCGTCCCACCAAATCCGTCGCCTTGCATTTACAAATGCTCGGTCGCGGACTACGTCCTAAAGGTGGTCGCAAAGCATTGATTCTCGATCATGCGGGTAATTGCTTGCGCTTAGGTGGAGCGAAGGCAGAACGAAATTGGACATTACAGGGATTAGAAGAAGAAATTCCTGCAATTGAACCAGAGCTTGAGCCATTAATCGAACAGATCGAACTATCCATCACTGATATTCCCAAACCTCAAGTCGATTTGCCCAATTTACCCAAGCGTCGCGTCGAAATTTACGAAACAGATGCCGATTTTTTCAGTCTTCCTACCCATGCCGAACTCGAAACTCATCTAGCTCAACAAGCATACAGCCAGCCAACCCAATCCAGAAATGTTTCCAGATCGCCATCAAACTCCAATACAACTATTCCAAACCGCGATCGCCGATCTACCCAAACCCGCTCAATCGCTTCAAAAGCATCTCCAAGAGCATCTTCAACGAGTCGCTCTCACCGTCCTCCTCGGCAGTTATCGCCTATACAGAAAGTAAGCAAAGCTGCGATCGAACTAGCCGAGCTACTCGAAAGTATCCTCGTTTGGGTTTGGCGATCGTGGTTTCCTCCAAAACACAAACAGATGGATATCTCTCGTAAATATAAACGTCCCCCAAACTACCGATAG